The nucleotide window TGGCGCTGGGCAACGTCGCCGGCCTGCACGCGGTCGTGGCCGAGGCCGAGAACGTCGACGACGCGGACCTGCACCTGGCCACGTGCCTGGAGCGCCCTGGGCCGCCGACGCCCACCCCGGACGATGAGGCGTGGTGCGCCGCGATCGAGTCCATCGTCGGCGGACGCGGAGGCCTCGACTGCAGCGTCCACGTCGGCAACGGGCGCACCGCCGTCCCGCTGCTGCCGCGGGGCAGCTGGCCGGCGCAGGGCCGTGCGACGGGCGCCTGACCGTGATGCGCCGACAGCCGGCGCCGCGCATCAGTCGACCGGGGGCGCCAGGAAGCCGAGCACTGCCTGGGCCAGCTCTCCGTCGGGGTCGGCCAGGGTGTCGAGGATGTCGAAGTGGTTGCGCTCCAGGGTCCGGAACTCCACCGGCAGCCCGGCGTCGGCGCAGGCGGCGGCCCAGTCGCGGGACTGGCGCTCGAACTCGTCGGTCTCCTGGGTGCCGACCACCGCGAGCGTGGGCGGGGCGACCTCCGGCAGGTTCAGCTGCGGCGACAGCACCAGGGTGTCCTCGACCGTGAGGTTGAGCCAAGGCTGCACGAACGAGTAGACCAGCGGCCGCAGGTCCATCACCCCGCTCACCGGCAGGGCGCCGACGAAGGGCTGCGCGGGCAGGCCGTACTCCCCCACCCAGTCGGTGGCCAGCAGCGCACCGACTGCCTGCCCGCCCGCCGAGTGCCCGGCGATGACGATGCGGTCGTGGTCGACGCCGAGGGACTCGGCGTTGCGGTACAGGTACGCGAACGCGGCCCGGTGCTGGCGGGTGATCTCCGCGACCGTGACCGCCGGCGCCAGCGTGTAGTTCTCCACCACCGTGGTCACCCCGTGCGGCGCCATGCCGTCGGCGACGTAGCTCCACACCTTGGAGTCGGTGGCCTTCCAGAAGCCGCCGTGCACGAAGAACAGCGCCGGCTGCAGCTCGTCGCCGTCCGCCCGGCCGGGGAAGACGTCGAAGGTCTCGGTCAGCGTCGCGCCGTAGCGCACGTCCAGCGTGCCGCCCAGCGCCTGCCGGGTCGCGGCGCTGCGGGTGACGTAGTCGGTGGCGTAGACCCCGAAGTCGGGGACGGTGGCCTCGATGTCGTACTGGGTGGTCAGCTCGTCGACGGTGGCGAACTCGCGGTACAGGCTCATGGCCGCACTCTCCCAGGCCCACTCAGGGCCCGACACCCGACCGCCCCCGGCGCAGGAGCACGCCGGGGGCAGTCGGGCAGGGGTCAGACGGCCAGGCCGCTGCACACCGAGGAGCAGTTCACCTTCCAGACCGCCGGGGCCAGCGAGGCGAACAGCGCCGAGCGCACCAGCCGCTGACCACCCGGCAGCACGACCGGTCCGGTCGGCGCCGCTGACGTGGGCGTCGCGGTCGGCGTCGCGGCCGGGGTGCTGGCCGGGGCCGGCGTCGTCGTGGGCGCCGGGGTGGCGGACACGTACGTCAGGGCCGCGGTGAGCACCGCGGAGGTGCCGTCGGGGGCGAAGACGTAGACGTCGTAGGTGCCGGCGACCAGCTTCGGCGTCGTGAAGACCACCTGGGTGGCCGTCGCGCTCGATACCGTCGCCGCCGCCGTCAGGCCCACCCGCACCCGGGCCCCGGCCGGCAGCGCACCGCCGGTGACGGTCACCCGGGTGCCCCCGGCCGCATCGACGCGGGTCGGGTTGATCGCGGTGATCCGGAACGCGTCGGTGCCCGGGTAGGGCGTCGTCCCGCCCGTGGTCGGCGGCGCGGCGGTGGGCGTCGCGGGTGCGGTGGTCGCCGGTGCCGTCGTCCCCGGCGCCGGGGTGCCGGTGGAGGAGGTCGGCTGCGCACCGGTCGGCGTCCCGGGTGCCGACGACGCGGGCGCCGACGTCACCGGCGCGGTCGTCCCGGGCCGGGCCGGGACGGTCGTGGCCGGGGTGGTCGTCGGCGCCGCCGTCCCGGTCGGGACGGCGGGAGCCGTCGCCGGGGACGTCGTCCTCGGACCCGTCGTGCCGGGCGCGGTCGTCCCGGGAGCGGCGGTCCCCGGAGCGGTCGTGCCCGGTGCGCCGGTCGGCGAGGCGGTCACGGGGACCGTCGGCGCGGGGCCCGTGGGCGCGGCGACCGTGGGCGTGGAGCTCGCCGGGGCGGTGGTCCGCGGGCTGGTCGTCGCCGGCACCGGACCGGTCGGGGACGACGTCGGCGCGGCAGTGTTCGGCGCGGGGGTCGGGGCGGGTGCGCCGACCAGCAGCGGTGCGGCGTACGGGCGGCCGACCGGGACGCCGTCCCGCTGCAGCTGCGCCATGAGCACGAACCGGCCCTCGGGCAGCTCGGCGGTCGGGCTGACCACCAGGGAGCCCAGCATCGGGCGCGCACCCAGGGCGAAGGTGGCCTGGCCGTCCTCACCGGTGCGCACGGTGGTCCCGGCGACGGCGACCGGCTGGTCAGCCAGCGCCATCACCTCACCGGCCTGCTCCATGCCCAGGCCCAAGGTCACCGAGTAGGCGCCGGCCGGGGCATCGCCGCTGACGGTCAGCTGCGGGGAGACGACGCCGGGCACGGCGGTCATGCCGGTGAACGTGTAGCGCACCTCGGCCGCGGTGTTGCCCAGCGCCGCCAGCGACAGCCGGCCACCGGTCACCGAGCGGCCGGCGAAGGCGGGCACCGGCTGGGTGTCGGCGAACAGCAGCGCCTTCAGCTGCGCGGCCGTGGCGTCGGGGTGCGCCGCCCGGTACAGCGCGAACGCCCCCGCCACCTGCGGCGAGGCGATCGAGGTGCCGCTGACCAGGAAGTAGCCGCCGTCGTTGAGCGGGGCGAACACGTAGTCACCGGGTGCGAACAGGTCGACGGTGCGCGCCCCGTAGGCGGAGAAGCCGGCGATCGTGTCGCTGGGCGTGCTGGCGCCCACCGTGACCATGTTCGGCAGGTCCAGGCTGGCCGGGTACATCGGGGCGGCGTCCCGGTCCTTGGCGTCGTTGCCGGCGGCGACGACCACGACGACGCCCTTGCTGTTGGCGTAGTTGATGGCGTCGGTGAGGATCTGCACCCCACCGTTGCCGCCCCAGCTGGCGTTGACCACGTCGGCGCCGTGGTCGGCGGCGTACCGGATGGCCTGGGCGCCGGCGTACACGTCGACGCTCATCCCCGAGCCGACCACCAGCGGCATGATCGTCACGTCGGGGGCGATGCCGGCGGTCCCGGTGCCGTTGCCGGCCCGGGCGCCCACCGCCCCGGCGACCGAGGTGCCGTGGCTGTTGTCCCCGCCGCCGTTGGTGACGTCGGGTGTGTTCGCGTAGAAGTTCCAGCCGTGGCAGTCGCCGGCCAGGCCGTCGCGGTCGGTGTCGACCGTGCCGCAGGCCTCGTCGGGGTTGGTCCACAGCGACCCGGCCAGGTCGGGGTGGTCGACCATCATCCCGCTGTCGACCACCGCGACGACCGTGCCGCGGCCGGTGCCGGCCTGCCAGCCGGTCGGGGCGCCCACGTCCGCGCCGGCCACCGCGGGCTTCGTGTAGGAGTT belongs to Modestobacter sp. L9-4 and includes:
- a CDS encoding S8 family serine peptidase, with the protein product MKATAPRQRRGTTASSRVKAVAVLAAAVTGFGTAAAVDALARTDLPVAVTAADFGPAGDGLTRLVVGAVTDDQLAALQATPRVVSAQRLFDGSALVATEGLAPADLSAVVPGAAVVVSEPGTVAAATISDPYWSRYGYNLQNTGSNSYTKPAVAGADVGAPTGWQAGTGRGTVVAVVDSGMMVDHPDLAGSLWTNPDEACGTVDTDRDGLAGDCHGWNFYANTPDVTNGGGDNSHGTSVAGAVGARAGNGTGTAGIAPDVTIMPLVVGSGMSVDVYAGAQAIRYAADHGADVVNASWGGNGGVQILTDAINYANSKGVVVVVAAGNDAKDRDAAPMYPASLDLPNMVTVGASTPSDTIAGFSAYGARTVDLFAPGDYVFAPLNDGGYFLVSGTSIASPQVAGAFALYRAAHPDATAAQLKALLFADTQPVPAFAGRSVTGGRLSLAALGNTAAEVRYTFTGMTAVPGVVSPQLTVSGDAPAGAYSVTLGLGMEQAGEVMALADQPVAVAGTTVRTGEDGQATFALGARPMLGSLVVSPTAELPEGRFVLMAQLQRDGVPVGRPYAAPLLVGAPAPTPAPNTAAPTSSPTGPVPATTSPRTTAPASSTPTVAAPTGPAPTVPVTASPTGAPGTTAPGTAAPGTTAPGTTGPRTTSPATAPAVPTGTAAPTTTPATTVPARPGTTAPVTSAPASSAPGTPTGAQPTSSTGTPAPGTTAPATTAPATPTAAPPTTGGTTPYPGTDAFRITAINPTRVDAAGGTRVTVTGGALPAGARVRVGLTAAATVSSATATQVVFTTPKLVAGTYDVYVFAPDGTSAVLTAALTYVSATPAPTTTPAPASTPAATPTATPTSAAPTGPVVLPGGQRLVRSALFASLAPAVWKVNCSSVCSGLAV
- a CDS encoding alpha/beta hydrolase, which codes for MSLYREFATVDELTTQYDIEATVPDFGVYATDYVTRSAATRQALGGTLDVRYGATLTETFDVFPGRADGDELQPALFFVHGGFWKATDSKVWSYVADGMAPHGVTTVVENYTLAPAVTVAEITRQHRAAFAYLYRNAESLGVDHDRIVIAGHSAGGQAVGALLATDWVGEYGLPAQPFVGALPVSGVMDLRPLVYSFVQPWLNLTVEDTLVLSPQLNLPEVAPPTLAVVGTQETDEFERQSRDWAAACADAGLPVEFRTLERNHFDILDTLADPDGELAQAVLGFLAPPVD